The genomic window GGGAAAGGCGAAGCGGTTCATCACCTGTGATTCGGCGACCGGAATGCCTGCGGCGGCGGCGACGAGCTTCGCCTTGTCCTTGTCCATCGCCAGCGCCGAGGCGAGCACGCCGGAATGCGTATAGGGGATCTCGAGATATTCGAGGATGCCCTGGATGGTGCCGTCTTCGCCGAAGGGGCCATGCAGCGCATTGAAGACCACGTCGGGCTTCAGCGCCGCAAGCTTCTCGGAAACATCACGAGCGACGTCGATGACCGTCACCTGGAAGCCTTCGGCTTCGAGGGCTTCTGCGCAAGCCTTTCCCGAGGAAAGGCTGACGGGCCTTTCCGAGGAAAATCCGCCCATCAGGACAGCGACATGCTTGCGACTCATCAACACCCCCAAAAAATAACTTTCATCTTCAAAAGCGACGCTTGCGCGAAGCTGTCTGCGCCGTTTCAGGCCTTTGTCCGGCCTCTCACGCATTAGAGCATCATTATGGTTAATGAAGTGTTTACTTTCGTTAACTTTTCGCTTGGAACTTCGCGGCCTTTTACCTTTTGCTTATTGCGCAACCATTCCCTCGCCCTCCAGGAATGAACCGGCGCGGAAACGAAAAACCACATGGCTTCAATGACATATCGAACTGCGCTCTTTCGCAGAGAAAACAGCATAGGAGTAAGGCGCCATCTCTTGGCCGCATACCGGCAACAGTGCGGCGGCGATCAGCGCCTCGATTGATTAATGCAGAAAGCCGCAGCGCTCGGCCGCCGCTTTTCTGTTGATGCCGATATCGCTTCCGGCTAGCGAAGGCGCATGGGTGAGCAGGGAGAAGATCATGCGATGCCTCGTCACCGGCGCTGCCGGCTTCGTCGGTAGTCCGCTCGTCAAACGGCTGCAGGTAGAGAAGATTTGCGATCTTGTGGTCACCACGAGATCCCAGACCTCTGCCTTTGCGCCTGATGTCGGCCATTTTCCGATTGAAATAACTGAGGGAACTGACTGGATGGCGGCGCTTGACGGCGTCGACGTCATCGTCCATCTCGCCGCCCGCGTTCACATCATGAACGACCGAGCGGCAGATCCGCTCGCCGAATTCCGCCGGACAAACACCGCCGCCACGCTGAATCTTGCCGAACAGGCCGCACGCGCGGGTGTGAAGAGATTCGTCTTCGTCAGCACCATCAAGGTCAACGGCGAAGAGAATAATCGGCCGTTCCGCTACGACGATACGCCGAAGCCGATCGATCCCTATGGCATTTCGAAGCTGGAATGCGAAATCGGCCTGCGCGAAATCGCAGCGCGCACCGGCATGGAAGTCGTCATCATCCGCCCGCCGTTGGTCTACGGCCCCGGCGCACGCGGCAACTTCGCCCTGCTCGTCAATCTTGTCCGCAAGAAACTGCCGCTCCCCTTCGCTTCGCTGAGGAACCGCCGCACGCTCGTCGCCGTGCAAAATCTCGTCGATCTGATCATCACCTGCATGGGCCATCCCGCCGCCGGAGGAGAGACCTTCCTTGCCGGAGATGGCGAAGACCTCTCGACACCAGAACTCGTTCGGGGGATCGCCGTAGGGCTCGGCGTCAAACCGGCGTTGCTCTCCTTCCCGCCTGCCCTTCTGCACTTGGCCGCAAAGGCGGTGGGGAAGGAAGCCGTCTATCAGCGCCTCTGCAGCTCGCTGCAGGTCGACATCTCCCACACGCGCGACGTACTCGGCTGGTCGCCCGTCGTCACGCCGCGCGAAGGCCTGAAGCTCGCGGTGAAGTAACCGCTATTCGCTCGTCACACCCTGGAACGGGCGCACTTCGC from Rhizobium sp. Pop5 includes these protein-coding regions:
- a CDS encoding SDR family oxidoreductase, giving the protein MRCLVTGAAGFVGSPLVKRLQVEKICDLVVTTRSQTSAFAPDVGHFPIEITEGTDWMAALDGVDVIVHLAARVHIMNDRAADPLAEFRRTNTAATLNLAEQAARAGVKRFVFVSTIKVNGEENNRPFRYDDTPKPIDPYGISKLECEIGLREIAARTGMEVVIIRPPLVYGPGARGNFALLVNLVRKKLPLPFASLRNRRTLVAVQNLVDLIITCMGHPAAGGETFLAGDGEDLSTPELVRGIAVGLGVKPALLSFPPALLHLAAKAVGKEAVYQRLCSSLQVDISHTRDVLGWSPVVTPREGLKLAVK